Proteins encoded in a region of the Acidobacteriota bacterium genome:
- a CDS encoding glycosyltransferase family 4 protein: MRPKVHQVLATLGYGDAIGHEVLGIRRALRSAGYDSEIIVETADPRLEDLTVDYRDIVGDVGEGDLLIHHFSLGSRASRTAFALPARMALIYHNITPPEYFIGVHDQLVRQCYHGRRELTAYRTRCELALGDSEFNRQELESLGFDPTGVLHVVPDFSHLDGAPDSRVLDAYDDEWTNILFVGRLVPNKRPDDLIRFFHAYKTTYNPRSRLIIAGAHGGFDSYLAQIHAFIAALGVQDVHILGQITDEALTALYDVADLFLCASEHEGFCVPIVESFYKRVPVLAYAATAVPATMDGGGVLYTEKHPGRVAALMQSLTGDAALADDVLLAQDGALDRLRARDFDGTLLRFVDQALSAPRRHVPSVAYDFWRQFKLADELEEIRQYRPGAFAALPLEDDAAPVADLGHRG; encoded by the coding sequence ATGCGACCCAAGGTCCATCAGGTGCTGGCCACGCTCGGCTATGGCGATGCCATCGGCCATGAGGTGCTGGGCATTCGCCGCGCGCTCCGGTCCGCCGGCTACGACTCCGAAATCATCGTCGAGACCGCGGACCCGCGCCTGGAAGACCTGACTGTGGACTATCGCGACATCGTTGGTGATGTCGGCGAAGGCGATCTGCTGATTCATCACTTTTCACTGGGCTCCCGGGCGTCGCGCACAGCATTCGCCCTTCCGGCGCGGATGGCGCTGATTTACCACAACATCACGCCACCCGAGTACTTCATTGGCGTGCACGACCAACTCGTGCGCCAGTGTTACCACGGCCGGCGCGAACTGACCGCGTATCGCACCCGGTGCGAACTGGCGCTGGGTGACTCGGAGTTCAACCGCCAGGAACTTGAGTCGCTCGGATTCGACCCGACGGGTGTTTTGCACGTCGTGCCAGACTTTTCGCATCTTGACGGCGCGCCCGACTCGCGTGTGCTCGACGCATATGACGACGAGTGGACGAACATCCTGTTTGTGGGCCGGTTGGTCCCGAACAAACGGCCCGATGACCTGATCCGGTTCTTCCACGCCTACAAGACAACCTACAACCCGCGATCGCGCTTGATCATCGCCGGCGCGCACGGTGGATTTGATTCCTACCTTGCGCAAATCCATGCGTTCATCGCGGCACTGGGTGTACAGGACGTACACATCCTTGGCCAGATCACCGACGAGGCGCTGACGGCGCTCTACGATGTGGCCGACCTCTTCCTCTGCGCCAGTGAACACGAGGGTTTCTGCGTCCCGATCGTCGAGTCGTTTTACAAACGGGTTCCCGTCCTCGCATACGCCGCGACGGCCGTACCAGCGACCATGGACGGGGGCGGCGTTCTCTACACGGAGAAACACCCCGGCCGAGTGGCGGCCCTGATGCAGTCGCTCACCGGCGACGCCGCGTTGGCCGACGACGTGTTGCTGGCCCAGGACGGCGCGCTCGATCGACTGCGCGCGCGCGATTTCGACGGCACGCTCCTGCGGTTCGTGGATCAGGCCCTCTCGGCGCCACGCCGGCATGTGCCGTCGGTGGCCTACGACTTCTGGCGCCAGTTCAAGCTGGCGGATGAGCTGGAAGAAATCCGGCAATACCGCCCGGGCGCGTTCGCCGCCCTGCCCCTGGAAGACGATGCGGCGCCAGTCGCGGATCTGGGGCACCGCGGGTGA
- a CDS encoding glycosyltransferase family 4 protein — protein MMRRLFQGWGHESEIYALSIDEGLADEVRPWSDAGARQGDVTIFHFAIPSPMTRAFGTLPGARVMLYHNVTPAHFFARYDAGICRMAAEGRRELATLAGRTDLALGVSDYNRQELVSLGFERTGVLPIVVDTARLTAAPPVPALELSLKDGLANILFVGRIAPNKMIEDHIRLAEHYKRYVDIYYRFIFVGNYNAVPGYYATIRALIAEYRMLPDRFWFTGPVPDRELAAYYRHAHAYVSLSEHEGFCVPLVEAMAMDVPVLAYSAAAVPETLGGAGLAFAPKDLEVAAEMLGALVYDEPLRRQVIAGQRRRLSAFHIDNLAPRLQSLLAEVA, from the coding sequence ATGATGCGCCGACTGTTCCAGGGCTGGGGCCATGAATCCGAAATCTATGCCCTGTCGATTGACGAAGGCCTGGCAGACGAAGTGCGCCCGTGGTCAGATGCCGGCGCCCGCCAGGGCGACGTCACGATCTTTCACTTCGCCATTCCGTCGCCAATGACGCGGGCATTCGGCACGCTGCCTGGCGCGCGCGTGATGCTGTACCACAACGTCACGCCGGCGCACTTCTTCGCGCGCTACGATGCGGGCATCTGCCGCATGGCCGCAGAGGGGCGTCGCGAACTCGCGACGCTCGCCGGGCGCACGGATCTGGCTCTTGGCGTGTCTGACTACAACCGTCAGGAGCTTGTGTCGCTCGGCTTCGAACGCACGGGCGTGCTGCCGATTGTCGTTGATACGGCGCGGCTGACTGCAGCCCCACCGGTGCCGGCGTTGGAGCTGTCGCTCAAGGACGGTCTGGCCAACATCCTCTTCGTCGGGCGCATCGCTCCCAACAAGATGATCGAGGACCACATCCGTCTGGCCGAGCACTACAAGCGGTACGTGGACATCTACTACCGGTTTATCTTTGTCGGCAACTACAACGCCGTGCCCGGGTATTACGCCACCATCCGTGCCTTGATTGCGGAGTACCGGATGTTGCCGGATCGGTTCTGGTTTACCGGGCCTGTGCCCGATCGGGAACTGGCCGCGTACTACCGTCATGCGCACGCGTATGTCTCGCTGAGCGAGCACGAAGGTTTTTGCGTGCCGCTCGTGGAAGCAATGGCCATGGACGTACCGGTGCTGGCCTACTCGGCGGCCGCCGTGCCGGAAACCCTGGGCGGCGCTGGCCTGGCCTTTGCGCCGAAAGATCTCGAAGTGGCCGCCGAAATGCTCGGCGCCCTCGTCTACGACGAACCACTACGGCGCCAGGTCATTGCGGGCCAGCGGCGGCGTCTCTCGGCGTTCCACATCGACAACCTGGCGCCGCGCCTTCAATCACTCCTGGCGGAGGTCGCGTGA
- a CDS encoding glycosyltransferase family 4 protein, which produces MKIAFIVQRYGTEILGGSEYHCRLIAERLAEHHHQVDVLTTCARDYITWENVYPEGTDRVRGVMVRRFANARTRDLDAFNQYSDWIFNNRHTPADEMEWLKQQGPWSPGLIDYLERQHQSYDILIFFTYLYAPTVMGLRIAPSKSLLVPTAHDEPAIRLGIYEDVFSSAAGIVWNTEAERRFVSERFHLRALVEDVVGCGVDVPEARFSGVETVAELAPVLPTATEPLPSHIEGPANAFRRRHRIHEPFALYGGRIDPGKGCEELLEYFQAFLADGGDAALMLMGVKLMPLPDDPHVRFAGILPDEERLHAIEAATVVVVPSPHESLSLLALEAFAVGTPVLVNGRSEVLVDHVRRSHAGLYYENQWEFVEAFKLLTRDSALRSAMGRNGKAYVNRNYRWDIILSKYERMMARLRPPQREGREGRETNDTREPHRGDRRPQQSPPSSGQRQDRRPQGRPEGRSGGKPDGRQGGGGGGGRQGRPRDGRQRSR; this is translated from the coding sequence GTGAAAATTGCCTTCATCGTCCAGCGCTATGGCACCGAGATCCTCGGGGGGTCCGAGTACCACTGCCGCCTGATTGCGGAACGTCTCGCCGAACACCACCACCAGGTGGATGTGTTGACGACGTGCGCGCGCGACTACATTACGTGGGAGAACGTGTACCCGGAAGGGACCGATCGCGTGCGGGGCGTCATGGTGCGCCGCTTCGCGAATGCACGCACGAGGGATCTGGACGCGTTTAACCAGTATTCCGACTGGATCTTCAACAACCGGCACACGCCGGCCGACGAGATGGAGTGGCTCAAGCAGCAGGGCCCCTGGTCGCCCGGCCTCATTGACTATCTCGAACGCCAGCACCAGTCGTACGACATCCTGATCTTCTTCACGTACCTGTATGCGCCCACAGTGATGGGCCTGCGCATTGCGCCGTCCAAGAGCCTGCTGGTGCCGACGGCCCACGATGAACCGGCCATCCGGCTCGGCATTTACGAGGACGTGTTTTCAAGTGCCGCAGGCATCGTGTGGAACACCGAGGCCGAGCGGCGGTTTGTGAGCGAGCGGTTCCACTTGCGCGCGCTCGTGGAAGACGTGGTGGGCTGCGGCGTTGATGTGCCCGAAGCGCGGTTTTCCGGGGTCGAGACCGTTGCGGAACTTGCACCCGTGTTGCCCACTGCGACCGAGCCGCTGCCCTCACACATCGAAGGACCGGCCAACGCATTCAGGCGCCGGCATCGGATTCACGAACCGTTCGCGTTGTATGGCGGACGCATCGATCCCGGCAAGGGCTGCGAAGAGCTGCTTGAGTACTTCCAGGCGTTCCTCGCCGATGGCGGCGATGCGGCGTTGATGCTGATGGGCGTCAAGCTGATGCCGTTGCCGGACGATCCGCATGTACGCTTTGCCGGCATTTTGCCCGACGAAGAACGGCTGCACGCCATTGAAGCAGCCACGGTGGTGGTGGTGCCGTCGCCGCACGAGAGCCTGTCGCTGCTGGCGCTCGAAGCGTTCGCGGTTGGGACGCCGGTGCTGGTCAATGGCCGATCGGAAGTGCTGGTAGACCATGTCCGCCGCAGCCACGCGGGTTTGTACTACGAGAACCAGTGGGAGTTCGTGGAAGCGTTCAAGTTGCTGACGCGCGATTCGGCGTTGCGATCGGCGATGGGCCGCAACGGCAAGGCCTACGTGAACCGCAACTATCGGTGGGACATCATCCTCTCGAAGTACGAGCGCATGATGGCTCGCCTTCGGCCGCCACAGCGCGAGGGCCGCGAAGGCCGCGAGACCAACGACACGCGCGAGCCGCATCGTGGCGATCGGCGGCCCCAGCAGTCTCCGCCGTCATCGGGACAGCGGCAGGATCGACGACCGCAAGGACGTCCCGAGGGACGATCGGGCGGCAAACCTGACGGCCGGCAGGGCGGCGGTGGTGGCGGTGGTCGTCAAGGCCGTCCGCGTGACGGCCGCCAGCGTTCGCGCTAG
- a CDS encoding glycosyltransferase family 2 protein, which produces MIGNRKVVVVLPAYNAEQTVERSYREIPLAIVDEVILVDDASRDRTVEIARNLGIRHVIVHPLNRGYGGNQKTCYDMALALGADIVIMLHPDYQYTPRLITAMASIIAHDVYPVVFGSRILGKGALNGGMPRYKYLANRVLTLLQNMLLGQKLSEYHTGYRAYSRRVLETIAFHKNSDDFVFDNQVVAQIFSCGFEIAEVTCPTKYFPEASSIGLRRSITYGFGVLGVSVRGWLHRRGIHRWDLLEPRQAR; this is translated from the coding sequence ATGATTGGCAACAGGAAGGTCGTCGTGGTCCTTCCCGCGTACAACGCGGAACAAACGGTCGAGCGCAGCTACCGCGAGATCCCGCTTGCGATTGTGGATGAGGTCATTCTGGTAGACGACGCCAGTCGTGACAGGACGGTGGAGATCGCCCGCAATCTCGGGATTCGTCACGTCATCGTGCACCCGCTCAACCGGGGCTACGGCGGCAACCAGAAGACCTGTTATGACATGGCCCTGGCGCTCGGGGCCGACATCGTCATCATGTTGCATCCGGACTATCAATACACGCCAAGGCTGATCACGGCGATGGCATCGATCATCGCCCATGACGTGTATCCGGTCGTGTTCGGCTCACGCATCCTCGGCAAAGGCGCCTTGAATGGCGGAATGCCGCGGTATAAGTACCTCGCAAACCGGGTACTCACACTTCTGCAGAACATGCTTCTCGGCCAGAAATTATCGGAATATCACACTGGCTACCGCGCGTACTCAAGGCGCGTGCTTGAAACGATTGCGTTCCACAAGAACTCCGACGACTTCGTGTTCGACAACCAGGTGGTGGCGCAGATATTTTCGTGCGGCTTTGAGATTGCCGAAGTGACCTGCCCGACGAAGTACTTCCCGGAGGCCTCATCAATCGGACTGCGCCGCAGCATCACCTACGGCTTTGGCGTCCTGGGCGTCTCCGTTCGTGGCTGGTTACACAGGCGCGGCATCCATCGCTGGGACCTTTTGGAGCCGCGTCAGGCGCGCTAG
- a CDS encoding aspartate aminotransferase family protein, producing the protein MMKEHGSRNAGLAMDPATFRAIGHRLVDQIAARLEALPDGPITPDGSPSGVRDALELTGPFPESGMDAAVLLEQTTDRLFTHSLFNGHPRFFGYITSSPAPIGMLGDLLAAAVNPNVGSWTLSPAATEIESQTVRWIAQFIGYPDDCGGVLVSGGNMANFVCFLAARAAKADWDVRTRGVGVDAGRRLRVYGSAEMHTWIQKATDMSGLGTEAIRWIPTGADLRMDVDALRQQIVSDIAAGDLPFIVVGTAGSVSTGVIDRLTEISALCKEHGVWFHVDGAYGGFAAALPQAPDDLRALSLADSVAVDPHKWLYAPLEAGCALVRDVEALRAAFAYHPPYYHFAQHALNYVDLGPQNSRGFRALKVWLQMKHAGASGYREMIAEDIRLSRVMAAAVGRDPELELFTQALSIATFRYVPADMRTTIGAPATEAHLDALNRALVDRLQRGGETFVSNAVLRGRYVMRACIVNFHTTERDVEAVPDIVVRMGRVIDAELRP; encoded by the coding sequence ATGATGAAGGAACACGGGAGCCGCAACGCCGGATTGGCCATGGATCCGGCCACGTTCAGAGCAATCGGGCATCGACTTGTCGATCAGATCGCCGCTCGCCTGGAAGCACTGCCTGACGGGCCGATCACGCCCGACGGGTCGCCTTCAGGTGTGCGAGACGCGCTGGAGCTGACGGGCCCGTTTCCGGAAAGTGGGATGGATGCGGCCGTGCTCCTCGAGCAGACGACCGATCGACTCTTCACCCACTCGCTCTTCAACGGCCACCCCCGGTTCTTCGGCTACATCACGTCGTCTCCCGCACCGATCGGCATGCTGGGCGACCTGTTGGCCGCGGCGGTGAATCCGAATGTGGGCAGTTGGACGCTCTCGCCGGCCGCCACCGAGATCGAGTCGCAAACGGTGCGTTGGATTGCCCAGTTCATCGGATACCCGGATGACTGCGGCGGTGTGCTGGTCAGCGGCGGAAACATGGCGAACTTTGTGTGTTTCCTCGCAGCGCGCGCTGCCAAGGCGGATTGGGATGTCCGCACGCGTGGGGTGGGCGTGGACGCCGGACGCAGGCTGCGCGTGTATGGATCGGCCGAGATGCACACCTGGATTCAGAAAGCCACGGACATGTCGGGGCTTGGCACCGAGGCCATTCGATGGATCCCGACAGGGGCCGACCTTCGCATGGACGTGGACGCCTTGCGGCAACAAATTGTCTCGGACATCGCGGCGGGCGACCTGCCATTCATCGTGGTCGGCACTGCCGGGTCGGTCAGCACCGGTGTCATCGATCGGCTCACGGAGATCAGCGCGTTGTGCAAGGAGCACGGCGTGTGGTTTCACGTGGACGGTGCATATGGCGGATTTGCCGCGGCGCTGCCTCAGGCACCCGATGACCTGCGCGCGTTGAGTCTCGCGGATTCCGTGGCAGTGGACCCGCACAAGTGGCTGTACGCGCCACTTGAAGCCGGCTGCGCCCTCGTGCGCGACGTCGAGGCTTTGCGGGCAGCCTTCGCGTATCACCCGCCGTATTACCACTTCGCCCAGCACGCGTTGAACTACGTGGACCTCGGGCCGCAAAACTCACGTGGGTTTCGTGCGCTCAAGGTGTGGCTGCAAATGAAACACGCCGGCGCCTCGGGCTATCGCGAGATGATCGCAGAGGATATCCGGCTGTCCCGGGTGATGGCTGCGGCCGTAGGTCGTGACCCTGAACTTGAGTTGTTCACCCAGGCGCTGAGCATCGCCACCTTCCGCTACGTGCCGGCAGACATGCGCACGACGATCGGCGCGCCAGCCACCGAGGCCCACCTGGATGCGCTCAATCGCGCGCTGGTGGATCGGCTGCAACGCGGAGGCGAAACGTTCGTCTCGAATGCGGTGCTCCGCGGTCGTTATGTGATGCGCGCATGCATCGTGAACTTCCACACGACCGAACGTGATGTTGAGGCGGTGCCGGACATCGTCGTCCGTATGGGCCGGGTGATCGACGCGGAATTGCGGCCCTGA
- the purL gene encoding phosphoribosylformylglycinamidine synthase: MLTLPGAAALSPFRLNRLLDTLRAHTAGITALNARFVHFVDVDGTLDAPERDLLERLLHYGPRRAEVEERGALFLVVPRPGTVSPWSSKATDITRNTGLSNVKRVERGIAFYVDADAGILASSRLRIAASLHDRMVEHVLDRLDDAARLFAHEPARPLVTIDLLGGGREALERANREFGFALVPDEIEYLCAAFVELGRNPTDVELMMFAQANSEHCRHKIFNATWTVDGTEQAKSLFGMIRNTYERGDASDVLSAYSDNAAVIRGHHTRRWFPDPATGQFTFHDEPVHILMKVETHNHPTAIAPYPGASTGSGGEIRDEGAVGIGARPKVGLVGFSVSNLRVPGYEQPWEENHGKPDRIVSAMQIMIDGPIGAAAFNNEFGRPAICGYFRTLEQFDRGQVRGYHKPIMIAGGLGNIREPHVRKRDMPAGSLLVVLGGPAMLIGLGGGAASSMSSGASDAELDFASVQRDNAEMQHRCQEVIDRCWQRGDQNPIRFIHDVGAGGLSNALPELVKDGGRGGRIDLRSIPSADAALSPLEIWCNEAQERYVLAIDPASLATFREICARERCPFAVVGEALAAPHLEVADPQLGPTPVDLPLSVLFGKSPKMRRAFTRGATADHGLSLDGITVADAVERVLRMPAVGSKGFLVTIGDRSVTGLVSRDQMVGPWQVPVADAGVTLTGYDAYVGEAMAMGERTPLAMMDAPASGRMAVAEAITNIASARIAKLSDVKLSANWMAAAGQPGEDQALFDTVRAVGMELCPALGLVIPVGKDSLSMQTRWHSAGRDHVVTAPLSLIVSAFAPVLDVRACVTPVLRTDVPAELLVIDLGAGRNRLGGSALALAWNRVGGEVPDLDDPARLAALFDVIQRSLAGGHLLAYHDRSDGGLFATLAEMAFAGHCGLDVDLSSLGADALAVLFNEELGAVLQVRSADIPVVLERCAAAGLGAMTHRIGTAVPGATLRVKAGGQEIYSASRVDLHRAWGELSFAMQSRRDNPDCAREEYDALLDDADPGLSASLTFPTTQDHAAPFIATGVRPRIAILREQGVNGQYEMAAAFDRAGFSTVDVHMSDILGGRVDLGAFKGMAACGGFSYGDVLGAGEGWAKTILFNARARDQFAAFFARTDTFTVGMCNGCQMISNLRDLVPGSSHWPRFVRNLSEQYEARVALVRVEDSPSVLLAGMHGSQIPIVVAHGEGQAEFGDASDLSALEARRGVALRYVDTFGRQTQRFPANPNGSAGAVAAVCSEDGRVTITMPHPERVFRTVQNSWAPAGWGEDGAWMRLFRNARVWLG; encoded by the coding sequence GCGGGCATCACTGCGTTGAATGCGCGATTTGTGCATTTTGTCGATGTAGACGGAACGCTCGACGCGCCCGAGCGCGACCTGCTCGAACGCCTGCTCCACTACGGCCCCCGGCGCGCCGAGGTGGAGGAGCGGGGGGCGCTCTTTCTGGTGGTCCCCCGACCTGGAACAGTCTCGCCTTGGTCCAGCAAGGCCACGGACATCACGCGTAACACGGGCCTATCGAACGTGAAACGCGTCGAGCGGGGCATCGCGTTCTACGTCGATGCCGACGCGGGCATACTGGCGTCGTCGCGCCTGCGGATCGCGGCGTCGTTGCACGACCGGATGGTGGAGCACGTACTCGACCGGCTCGACGATGCGGCGAGGTTGTTTGCGCATGAGCCGGCTCGCCCGCTGGTGACGATTGATTTGCTGGGTGGGGGCCGGGAGGCGCTCGAGCGCGCGAATCGCGAGTTCGGATTTGCCCTCGTGCCCGATGAGATTGAGTACCTCTGCGCGGCATTCGTCGAACTCGGCCGCAATCCCACGGATGTCGAGCTGATGATGTTCGCGCAGGCGAACAGCGAACACTGCCGGCACAAGATCTTCAACGCCACGTGGACGGTTGACGGAACGGAGCAGGCCAAGAGCCTGTTCGGCATGATTCGCAACACCTATGAGCGGGGCGACGCCTCCGATGTCCTGAGTGCGTACTCCGACAACGCGGCGGTGATTCGCGGACACCACACGCGGCGCTGGTTTCCTGACCCGGCCACAGGCCAGTTCACGTTTCACGACGAGCCTGTGCACATCCTGATGAAGGTGGAGACCCACAATCATCCGACGGCAATCGCGCCCTATCCTGGAGCCTCCACCGGATCAGGCGGCGAGATTCGCGACGAGGGTGCGGTCGGGATCGGTGCCCGGCCGAAGGTTGGTCTGGTGGGCTTCAGCGTCTCGAACCTGCGCGTGCCGGGATACGAGCAGCCCTGGGAGGAAAACCACGGCAAACCTGACCGTATCGTTTCGGCGATGCAGATCATGATCGACGGCCCAATTGGCGCGGCCGCGTTTAACAACGAATTTGGCCGGCCGGCAATTTGCGGATACTTCCGCACACTTGAACAGTTCGACCGGGGCCAGGTCCGCGGCTACCACAAGCCGATCATGATTGCCGGCGGCCTGGGGAATATCCGCGAGCCGCACGTGCGCAAACGCGACATGCCTGCGGGGTCGCTGCTCGTGGTCCTGGGTGGGCCGGCCATGTTGATTGGCCTCGGAGGCGGTGCGGCATCGTCGATGTCCTCGGGCGCCAGCGACGCCGAGTTGGACTTCGCGTCGGTGCAGCGTGACAACGCCGAGATGCAGCATCGTTGCCAGGAAGTGATCGATCGATGCTGGCAGCGTGGGGACCAGAATCCGATCCGGTTCATTCACGACGTGGGTGCGGGTGGTTTGTCGAACGCGCTGCCGGAACTGGTGAAGGATGGCGGCCGCGGCGGCAGGATCGACCTGCGCAGCATTCCAAGCGCCGACGCGGCACTCTCGCCTTTGGAGATCTGGTGCAACGAGGCACAGGAACGGTACGTGCTGGCCATTGACCCTGCCAGCCTCGCGACCTTCCGCGAGATTTGCGCACGCGAACGTTGCCCCTTTGCCGTGGTGGGAGAGGCCCTGGCTGCTCCGCACCTGGAAGTGGCGGACCCGCAGCTCGGGCCCACCCCGGTGGATCTGCCGCTGTCGGTGTTGTTTGGTAAATCGCCAAAGATGCGGCGGGCCTTCACACGTGGGGCGACCGCGGACCATGGGCTGTCGCTCGACGGCATCACCGTGGCTGACGCGGTTGAACGTGTGCTTCGTATGCCTGCGGTCGGGAGCAAGGGCTTTCTTGTCACCATCGGCGACCGAAGTGTCACCGGGTTGGTGAGCCGTGATCAGATGGTGGGCCCGTGGCAGGTGCCGGTGGCCGACGCGGGCGTGACCCTGACCGGCTACGACGCGTACGTCGGCGAGGCGATGGCGATGGGCGAACGCACACCACTCGCCATGATGGACGCGCCGGCGTCTGGCCGCATGGCCGTGGCGGAGGCCATCACCAACATCGCAAGCGCACGCATCGCGAAACTGAGCGACGTGAAACTCTCGGCCAACTGGATGGCGGCCGCGGGCCAACCCGGCGAGGACCAGGCGCTGTTTGATACCGTCCGGGCCGTCGGCATGGAGCTGTGTCCTGCCCTGGGCCTGGTTATTCCTGTCGGCAAGGACTCGTTGTCCATGCAGACGCGGTGGCACTCAGCCGGTCGCGACCACGTCGTCACCGCGCCGCTGTCGCTGATTGTCTCGGCCTTCGCGCCCGTGCTCGATGTGCGGGCGTGTGTGACGCCTGTCCTGCGCACGGATGTGCCTGCGGAGTTGTTGGTGATCGATCTGGGCGCTGGCAGGAACCGCCTCGGTGGGTCTGCTCTTGCCCTGGCCTGGAATCGCGTCGGTGGCGAAGTGCCGGACCTGGATGATCCGGCGCGGCTGGCTGCGTTGTTTGACGTCATCCAGCGTTCTCTTGCCGGCGGCCACCTGCTTGCGTACCACGATCGGTCGGACGGCGGGCTGTTTGCCACGCTCGCGGAGATGGCATTTGCCGGTCATTGCGGCCTCGACGTGGATCTCTCGTCTCTCGGCGCCGACGCCCTGGCGGTGTTGTTCAACGAGGAACTCGGCGCCGTCCTGCAGGTGCGGTCGGCCGACATACCGGTTGTGCTCGAACGCTGTGCGGCGGCGGGCCTGGGCGCGATGACACATCGCATCGGCACTGCGGTGCCCGGCGCGACCCTGCGAGTGAAAGCCGGCGGTCAGGAGATTTACAGCGCATCACGCGTGGATCTCCATCGAGCCTGGGGCGAGCTGAGCTTCGCGATGCAGAGTCGCCGGGACAATCCCGACTGCGCGCGCGAAGAGTACGACGCCCTGCTCGATGATGCCGACCCGGGCCTGTCGGCGTCGCTGACGTTCCCGACGACCCAGGACCATGCTGCGCCCTTCATCGCCACCGGCGTGCGTCCACGCATCGCGATCCTCCGTGAGCAGGGTGTAAACGGGCAGTACGAAATGGCCGCAGCGTTCGACCGCGCCGGCTTCTCGACTGTGGATGTGCACATGAGCGACATCCTCGGGGGCCGGGTTGACCTGGGTGCCTTCAAGGGCATGGCGGCGTGTGGAGGTTTTTCGTACGGCGACGTGCTTGGCGCCGGCGAGGGGTGGGCGAAGACCATTCTGTTTAACGCCCGGGCCCGCGATCAGTTCGCGGCGTTTTTTGCGCGCACCGACACGTTCACCGTCGGCATGTGCAATGGCTGTCAGATGATCTCGAACCTGCGCGACCTGGTGCCGGGCTCATCACACTGGCCGCGATTCGTGCGGAACCTCTCAGAACAGTACGAGGCCCGAGTAGCGCTGGTGCGCGTCGAGGACAGTCCGTCGGTGTTATTGGCCGGCATGCACGGCTCGCAGATTCCGATCGTGGTGGCGCATGGCGAAGGTCAGGCGGAGTTTGGCGACGCGTCTGACCTTTCGGCGCTGGAGGCCAGGCGTGGCGTGGCCCTTCGGTATGTGGACACCTTTGGTCGCCAGACGCAACGCTTCCCGGCCAATCCCAACGGGTCTGCCGGAGCCGTAGCGGCAGTGTGCTCAGAAGACGGCCGCGTGACCATCACGATGCCGCACCCTGAGCGCGTGTTCCGCACGGTGCAGAATTCCTGGGCCCCGGCCGGGTGGGGCGAAGATGGCGCGTGGATGCGCCTCTTCCGTAACGCGCGGGTCTGGCTCGGGTAG